In the Arachis hypogaea cultivar Tifrunner chromosome 20, arahy.Tifrunner.gnm2.J5K5, whole genome shotgun sequence genome, ATATGTGAATCTTAAACACCAATCCAAAAGATAAAGTTACATAAATGCATACAAAAGTAGGGGCAACCATTTGAGTATATATGGTTAAAATAGATAACCTAaaagttaatttatttaattaggcataatttttttttggtgactcttAATTAGGCATAATTAATCATCACTTAATGCACCCAAGCcagatataaataataattaattaggtaCAAGCTGTCTAGTTTTGTGGCTTGTGATTTGCATAGTTGTTTTATGACAAGGGTGCATTGGAATATTGGATCTTAGTTCAGTCATTTGCTTAGTTTTTTCACTATAATATCTCTAATAATCATATTATACTGTCACATACTAATTAATACTATAGCCAGCATGGCAAACCCCATATATGGTGCCggcaatttttctttttctttttatttttttaaagtaaaatatattttttgtcattaaaatttgataaaaatttaaaaaatattcctaaattttattttattttaattttattctaaaagtttttaatttgcatcaaatatatttttaacggttaattttttaaaaaatttaagattgattaaacaacaatttcataagaacaacccttaaCACGCATAATTTTCttacattattgttagattaatcttaaattttttaaaaatttagccgtcgagagTATacttaatacaaataaaaaatttctgaaataaaattaaaacaaaataaaacttaaaaatatttttaaaatttttattaaattttagagactaaaatatactctattctttttttatattcGTTTAAATTTGTCAGAGACTTTATTAAATTGGAATTACATATCTCATATATAACTTAATAATAGATTGCCCATAAATTAAGTCTACGtcacatattttaaaatttaatattacataTACACAAAGAATCAGCCATTAATTAATTACCGTATATAAAAATCATATTTGATACCTAAATTATACGATATTATTGTAAATAAActtgattatttaattataatagatttaattatttatttaaaaaaatatattaaattaacttatatataatatacataaatacataataattattaatttaataattaatttttaatgcacatagagtattttttaaataaattatatacaatACAATTGTTTATAAATTTCGAAGCCttcataaaaagaataaaatgatTATAAGCCGCCGGCAATGTTCATTGCATTAACCGTAACACAAAATGTCTTTATGTTATCCTAAGAAGTAATTACAACTGCAACTTATTATTAATTAAGTATTTGAttagtataaattaaatttaatgactGAATTTGTGCCCCTTTTGCCGGCAACTTAGCACAATGGTTAGCTGtacctattttatatatattatagggAGAGTTTTAAGTGTACCGAGAACATCGGTATTCTAATTGTTTTAACCGttaatctgaattataaaaaaatatttataatatatattaattaaaatcaactgttaaaataattagaatatcGATATTCTCAgtatacttaaaatttttcctatattatatattttatcgtTTTCCTTTTTTACTCATAGATTAGATCCCCTCTGTTGTTACAATATGTAGGATTCATAAAagagaatatttatattattatgcaaattaattaataattagattCAAATTGAAGGGATTGGAGcaataaatttatctttttttttttttaaattagaggaAACATGTGCATGCTCATCATGTGTACAGTGTCACACGTTCAATACCAAAAGTCAATAATGTCTTGGATGGTTATATTGGTAAATAACTTAATAATCAATCAAATTACTAAAATtggcaattttttttttggtacagTATCTTTAGgttaaagttttatttaaaaatcttttATTGATTAATAAGTTATTACGTGCACATAATGTAATTTGAACTCTCATCACATATTTAAATAGACGAATAATATAAGCTAACCATTCaaccaatttaaattaattaaaattgatatattttatcAATGTTTGGATACATGAATTTGATATAATTTTGAGTTAAATGATAGCTCTtaataagtaaaattaaaaagcTAAATTCATAAGCTACCGGTTGCTAATTAAattgaatataatatataataattactaaATATAGTACATTAATTAAGAAAGTTAATGGTAAAAGTAGTAAAATAATAATGGAGACCACTTCgataaagacattaaaaatatcttttttttaagacaGTTTATATGTGTCATGATATTATTGGACATCTTTATTAAatcagttaataatttattttttaataaaccagaACAAACTCagtttattatagcaacaataataaacccaattatctGCATTATAATGATTAGACCCGATTTAATCCGATCGATTTACACAATTTAAATCGAATTatgcttaaatttttttataaaaagacaaatatatccctaattttactttaaaaaaaaacaaaaaaaatgatccAGTGAGTTATGTAAATTGGTCGATTCAACCAGATCCGATAACAATtagatttattgttattgttataaaaaattggttttcttctagtttgttaaaaaattcaaaaataattaattcattaaTACGTCAAATAATAATGCAACACGTATTTTCACAAAAAGATATTTTACGCGTCTTTATAAAAACATCCTCCAACAATACCATCAGCAGATTAAATTTAAAGTGTATAATTTTGGTACAAGTTGTTGAAGTTTTGCAGTGGGGTGGATCTATAGTATTGGTATACATGTTGCTGTTAGAGTACCatatattcattcattcattcagagagATTCTGACATAGAAATAGAAAACTTGTATCTATCATATTATTCACATATCTTAATAATATCTCAGTGTCTCAATCTCTCTCATTCATTCATTCTCAGAAGCTTCACTTCAGAGGGAAGAGTGTCTCACTAGCTACTACTCttcaaaggaaaaaataaaagtgATGATAGAAATTGACAAATATATCTCGGTAGTGATAGAATAATTGACAAAAaacaattaatttaaactcaTTTTCTTTAGTATTTATTAGTTACAAgtacattaaataaaataaaaaaaaataaattttaacaattctttattaatattttttaaattttaattttaatgtgttaacactgtaaaattattttatacgtaCATTAAATCACATAATATCACATTAATAAAAGtaactactttttatatttatcgtttaaataatcacaaaataaactattatcattatataattatataaaatattttatattattttatttttttttattaccaaatattTCCGTATATATGCTGCTTCCAAGGAAAGTTTTGAATTACACACTACATTATGTGTAATAATGTGGCGTATTTAATTTAAATGCAAAGATGCGTTTCTTAGGGTTTATGCTAACTCACTACTCACTACTGTCGGTGGAAAAATATGGGGTTTAATTTGCtgctacatatatatatatatatatatatatatatatatatatatatatatatatatatatacactcatTCATTCAATTCTAGTGTTTCCTCATATATAGTACATCAAAATATCACTCCTTTAATTTGCTTATGATTACGTGTATTGTGTTTATATATAGTTAATACaagaaaatattatatttttttataatagaaatataaagatatttaataaaaagatcaaatttatttggttgcttgatttagatttaagagtttgtttatttgtttttattttaaattaaataatataagataaatatCTATTTAAAGAATTAAACAGAAATCAAATTAAGCAAAATATTTTTGTCTTATGGTCAAATATGATCAACAATGTTCTATCTactaagaaaataatatatatatattttctttatacactaattattagttattactaagagaaattctccacatacaagcgttTTCTTATACAAGTCTTTATAAGTGCACATTCttcacgttcttcttcctcttcttcctcttcttcttcttttctttcgtttcttgccttctctttctccttcttcaactattactgcacgttttcactgcacctttttcttcttcttgctgcacgttcttcttcctcttcctcttcctcttcttcttttttttcgtttcttgccttctctttctccttcttcaaccgttactgcacgttttcactgcaccttcttcttcttcttgcagcacgttcttcttcctcttcttcttcttcttttctttcgtttcttgccttctctttctccttcttcatttacgtgcttttctctctgttctttttttgttgttctcgatttccattgttttttgatatcaagctctgaaatcgtttttgaagaagaagaagcagcaggagatgaggaggagaaagagaaagagttctgaattatacataaggtgtacttcaacgaattttgggtgtatttcttaaaccctttgggtgtagtttttgtaatcatttgggtgtatttctgtaattctttaggtgtatttctataatcgtttgggtgaattcctgtaaccgtttgggtgtatttctgtaatcgtttgggtttgagtgtatttctgtaatcgtttgagtgtatttctgaagttccattatcttcaaatttggcaagaaagtcgttttcatggaggaagaagaagaagaagagtcgtttataatgcatggtgagtagcgcgctttgaaaacaggaagtggttgaataacgtgcgtttatttactcttgaatgtgggaGTGTAATGCGTATTTTTTGTTGGGCTTAtaccaacttgtaagacttgtaagccaaaaaaacttgtatgtgtagcacgcCTCTATTACTAAACTATCTTGATAAGAACATAAATTAGTGAATATCTTAAAATATTAGTTTGATGATGTTGTTGTTATTAATAACTGTGACTATATATTATACATGTGATATTTTGTGAACAAATTTAAGAATTTGTCCCTTCAAAGCATGAACTGTAATTGATGACATTAATTTTTGTGCTGTGTAAAACACAAGAAGGATTTTTCTAAGTGGCCAATAATAGTAATATACAAGTGATGAATTCAATGCACATAATTATTGTCAAACACTTGATTGTTAGttgattatgttttttttttttttttttaaccatcAATCACCACTCATTTCTGTTTTCTTCCTTTTCCAATCAGAAGATTCAGTAGTAGCTTTTTGCAGACAGAGGTACTCTGTTGCTGTAATTATCAAAAaggaattaaaaactaattaggcAAATGTTAGTTGAAAGATGTAAATAGAGATATTTTAGAGCCACTTTGCTAAGGTTTCAATTTCTGATTACACCAGTTTAGATGAGGAGTGACAAATCAGTGATTATTGAAATATATTCTTAAATGATTAGAAAGTGTagcactttctttttctttggtggGTGATTAGATCATAGTatatatactaattaatttaatgttCCATAAGTTTATAAAGGTATAGCCTTTAATCAACTCATAAATAGTGGTTCTGGCAGTTGGAGCCTTATAGCTCAACCTCTTttctagacaaaaaaaaaaaaaaaatcaaatgggtaACTAacttaaaaaatcatttttacaaaaatatttaattaagaaaataatttataaaaaaataaatttttatctaatatgcaaaaaaatagttttattttataaGTTTATTTAATCAatcaaattctatttttttttcattttttgataatataaataaggtttaattattctgttggtccttatagttttgcaaaattttcaattaggcctctatacttttttttcttttaattgggtgcctgcaccaatttttttttcaattaggtcccttttGGTAGTAATTACCTTAATTGTATAaggatccaactaaaaaaaaaattagtacaaggactcaaataaaaggaaaaaaaaatatatggactcaattgaaaaaaaaaagttggtgcaggaacccaattaaaaggaaaaaaagtatagggaccgaattgaaaattttgcgaaactatagggaccaacagagtaattaaacctataaataatttagtaaaaGTTAACAGATAATTAATTACGCACACAGGAATATCATTTCAAGTATATTTTAGACAAATATCAAAACTATAACAATTCTTTTGTCAACAAaacaaatttttcattttttttttcagtattttaATCAAGTACTCATGAATCAGAAGCCTTCtatatgttgttttttttttttttttttttttttttcatatgcatgttaaattataaaatatatgtagGTAAAAGGTGCATGTGTTATTGCTTCATACCTGATACCAGTAATAATGGTACATATGTTAGGGAGCAAAGTTCTCACCAGAAATGCTTTGAAGATACTCAAAGAGAATAATTAAATATTCATTCAGTTATTTAAGGGCAAAAAGGGAGAAATTTGTTTgtgaaataaaaatagagatattATTTGTTACTTTCTTCatctcatataataaatatctctctttttttatttttatcaatttaactattatttttgaattttaataactCACATTAATTAGTTCATGGGTATTATATGCTTcaaatatttgtgaaaaaaaaaagaatattagtaTAAATTGCAAtgacagaaaaagaaaaatatattataattaataagtgtacaaaatttaaaaagagagaatTAATTTAAGAAAGGAGTAATATTAACATGTGGGGCAGTTCATATGCACCTGTCACTTAATATGCTAAGAGCTGCCATTATTGCATTTTCTACTAAGTGTTAAATTAAATGAAGTAAAAAATGTTATTAATATGCTAATAGTGCCTATGGTTGAACCATGTGAACACAAGAGACAAAAATGGCCAATAAGAATAACTTTGCGGCTAAATGGTTAATTAGTGGATGTGACTTCCTTAAGTTGAAAGCAAAAAATctcaaaagggaataaaagactcaacaaagaaagaaaaaggaagagagagaggggaagggggATGAAATGAAAAGAATAATTAATTAtgatagtaaaaataataattttatacttaTATATGTTGCCCATTTTTTTCCAGCTACTAATATCTGTATTCTGTAATTTATTGGATTACAGTTATTAGACTGGAACCTAattttttgttaacaaaaaaatttctaacactTTAAATCAAGTAAGCTTTGATCATAAAAACACTTTTAAATATGACCTTAACCAAGTATATAATTGTCATAGTTTTATTTACCATATACTTTTAAGATTCACCATGTGCAACTGAATACTTAGTTAAAACAGACTTTTAAGTGGAGAGACTATACTATTTAAATTTAAGATTCACCATGTGCAACTGAATACTTAGTTAAAACAGACTTTTAAGTGGAGAGACTAtactatttaaattataactcGTTAAAACATTGACGTatcaaaaattggaaaagatatatGTAAGAGCAAATCACATAACCACAACTCTTGATCTAAGCTAAATATCTAAGTTATAATCATAATTGGCCAAATTTTACACAAGCTAAATTAGTGAAAATCATTAGTATCCTTCACTCTTTTTTACCCCAAAGAAAGAAAATCAATTAAGTAGAAAGAACACATGGAGATGTAACAGCTGGAATTTTCATTAAAGATTGTGGTAAGAGAAAATTACATCATGAGATAAGATAACTCTTGGAAGTTAGAACCGAGATAGTTCTTTTTTCTCAGCTAACTATTATCCCCCTTGAAAATATTCCACCCTAACGAGGAAACTATAATTAAATTAAGGAATATGAAGTTTACAGTTCCTTAAGGACttaagagggaaaagaaaaagaaaaagaaaaagaaaaaaagaaagaataaatggGACATAACCGGAAAAACCAAATAACCTTCCAAATCAATTTTACAAAGAAGGTTATATTTTCATTCTTATGTCACATATACAAAGGAAAAATTTGAAGTCTCATTACCCAGCAAAAATTGATAAGCTGAGATTTACTTCAAACAAAAGCCTAGGATCAATTCAACCTTTTCTCATGTCTTGCCTTCTTCCATCTCCAAAGATTTCTTCTATCATGTTGCAAGTGGGCAAGAAGTCAATCTTACTTTTAGAGCAAGACAAAAATGCAGGATCCCACACTTTTGCATCGCAAGGCTCCAACACATGGCCATTGCTATAGCCATTACTTGCCACCTCATTATAGTTACCACACCATTGATCACCTTCAGCACCGCTCTTCGCTCTGGTCTCCTGTGAGGACACTACGGCGTCAGAAAAAGTGCATGTTTCATCTTTAACATTTTCATCATCCTTGTGAATAGTCTGATCATGAGGTTGTATTGGAGGACAGAATCGGTTTGTGACAGTGCTTCTCCCCACAGACACAGCATCATATTTagaatcatcctcatcatcaatgTTCCTTTCGGTCAAATCTACGGTTCCATTAACAGCACAAATTTCATCTGCAGCAAATTCATCATCATAATCAACTTGATCATTTTCATGGCAGCTGGTAAAACCAATATCATTCTGATCGACTGGAGAATCTACAACAGAGTCATCCTCATCTTCCTCTCGAGTTGCAATGTCAATGCCATCACTACCTTGCCATTCATCATTATCACTGTCAATGCTCAAGGCGTCGTTTCTGTTCTGCTCTGCCCGCTTTCGAAGCATGAAGACGTTAAAGTAGTAACTAACTATTTCTTTTTTGCTTCGTGAAGGGAGAGCAATGGAGAGATAGTGCCAGAAATTCTTGCCAAGGGATACTGGATTATTGAAGACAACTTCATGAAATAGGCGTTCTTCTTCTGCACTCCATTTTTCTGCCACACGTTCTCCCATGTCATTGAACCCCAATTCATCAAACTTCTCATGCCCAAACTCTTTCAAaagtctttctctttcttctgctATATGCTGTCTAACACATCTGATGGATCCTCTATCTTCACACCAACAATTGGTTCTGCCCTTTCCAACGTCATCATTGTCAGAAGACAACTCCATCTGAGGCATTGGGATTATACATGTCCCCATCAGCCTTTTCTCATCTTCATCTCCAATGGGGAAGCCTAGATTGGAGACATCTTCAGAGGCATTTGGTCTGTCAATAGCAACCGAAGAATCCCAAACTGGAATATCAGCCTGATGGTTAGCTCCCATAGATACAAGTTTGCGAGGAGGATTTTCAATGAGTATGGAATAGATGTCCTCATAGCGAGCCAACGTCCTAAATGGTTTCTCTGGACTGAAATACTCAGGGAAAAGAGCAACATGTACAGATGGTTCTGAATGGAAATACTCAGGAAAAAGAGCAAGATGAACAGGTGACTCTGACTTGACAACTTGTTCAGTAGTGCTACTGGTAGCCCAAGCTACAGGAAAACTAGCTTCAGAGTCCTCGGCCCCTCTAGGGCCTTTACCGATACTTTCACCAGCAAGCTTCTCAATACCTTCATTACTACCTTGCCCACATCCGCCCTCTACAAATGATGAGGTAGACAAGATTAAGATATATTTTATGGAACAAGGAAAATCTCAGACAACAGTACAAGATGATGTCAGAACTGTGGCAGTCCAATTCCGTTCATAAAAGTAACAAAGGAATATCTCCAACATTGTACATTAAGGTTGACCCCACgatcaaatacaaaaatactaactTAAGCAAACAGCCTACTACTCAGTAATAAAATAGGTCATATCCAATTAATATGACGCACCATAGGTAAGTGGTTGAGTACTAGTGCAGAAACCACTAGAATTAGAAGTTCAATTGATCAGAAACTTGAAACTGTTTGAAAAAGCATTGTTTATTATTTCAAATTACAGTTTGTTTCTGAACTTTTTGTCTGGGGTTGAGACTAAATCCCACCTGAAGTTTGAGGCATATGGGTGTGGCAATCATCATCAGGAAAAACAGATTCAGAAAATGAAACAAGCTGATCACTGGGTTCTGCATGTTTCGGGTGTTTGAAGGAAACCTCGAGCATCTCCTCAGCATCAAATGGACGCTTCTGCACCATGATTACCTGAAGAAGAGGAACAAATGAAAAGTAAGGGCAACAGAATTGTTTCGCAATAAAACTATTTGAAACTATTAATTGTCATCCAAACAACATTTGCTCAAAGCACTTGAATATTTTGATATGATAGACAGCACATGTCACCACGTCCATATAAAAGTGCTTtcatttgaacaaaaaaaaactcAGCTAAGTATTCAATGCAACAATGAATACTGCTAGACTCTGATTAATACAAGTTAACTGACTCCACATTTCAAATTCTACATACATATGGTTAATGCACATATCATTTTCACATTTTGCTCCTAGAAATTATGCAATAGATGGACACTTCAACTTTATCAACTGTTACTCAAACCAAGAAAAATCATTCACTATTCATCGAAAAGAGCAAGCATGTTTGAATAATAAGTGCAAATCATCAAGCACCTGCCAATTATCCAATAGGCAGACATTTCAACTCAATCAACTGCTAAAAGTTACTGAGAACAATAAAGAGAGCAAGCACCTTTGACTAATAAAAGTCACTACTAAAACAATCTCACTTGCATATGATTACTATACACATTAGGCTTAACTAAATGTGCATAATATCCACTAAATGTGTTTAGATAGGCTAATTATGGTGAAGAAGACTAAGCAGTCAAGTAGATGACAAATGTTGACTCATATAGACTCAAGTAGACTGTCTTCAATTCAAATGGAGAACAAACCAAAAGGAACTTCAGACCACTTTTACTCATACAGTATTTAATATCAACATTCCCTAACATTAATATCATCATAAAAAGCTAGTGGGCCCAATCACTCATGCACCCTTCAATGAATAAACAGAG is a window encoding:
- the LOC112785706 gene encoding uncharacterized protein, with product MVQKRPFDAEEMLEVSFKHPKHAEPSDQLVSFSESVFPDDDCHTHMPQTSEGGCGQGSNEGIEKLAGESIGKGPRGAEDSEASFPVAWATSSTTEQVVKSESPVHLALFPEYFHSEPSVHVALFPEYFSPEKPFRTLARYEDIYSILIENPPRKLVSMGANHQADIPVWDSSVAIDRPNASEDVSNLGFPIGDEDEKRLMGTCIIPMPQMELSSDNDDVGKGRTNCWCEDRGSIRCVRQHIAEERERLLKEFGHEKFDELGFNDMGERVAEKWSAEEERLFHEVVFNNPVSLGKNFWHYLSIALPSRSKKEIVSYYFNVFMLRKRAEQNRNDALSIDSDNDEWQGSDGIDIATREEDEDDSVVDSPVDQNDIGFTSCHENDQVDYDDEFAADEICAVNGTVDLTERNIDDEDDSKYDAVSVGRSTVTNRFCPPIQPHDQTIHKDDENVKDETCTFSDAVVSSQETRAKSGAEGDQWCGNYNEVASNGYSNGHVLEPCDAKVWDPAFLSCSKSKIDFLPTCNMIEEIFGDGRRQDMRKG